The genome window CTACGCGGCCAGCACCAACCGGGGCGAATACTGCATCTCCAAGGCCGGCCTGGCCATGGTTACCGCCCTCTTTGCCGACCGGCTGGCCGAGTACGGCATCCACGTCTACGAGGTGCGGCCGGGCATCATCGAAACCGACATGACCAGCGCGGTCAAAGAGCGATACGACCGCCTCTTCGAAGGCGGGTTGACGCCCATCCGCCGTTGGGGCGAGCCCGAAGACGTGGGCCGCGCGGTGGCGGCCATCGCCGAAGGCTACTTCCCCTACTCCACCGGCGAGGTGTTCAACGTGGACGGAGGCTTCCACCTCCGTCGGCTTTGATAGGACAGACGTTTGTAAACATGGGCTAGCCAGCCCCAGAGCTAGCAAAACGAGGGCTTTTGCATGCACATTCGACGAGTTGCCATGTTGCGGACGGCCGAGGACTTCCGGGCTCACACCGAATCCCTCGGCATCCACCTTCCCTTCGACGAAGAGCTTCACCACGGCCCGGACGCGCCCCTGGCCCAGCCCTACTCCCTGGGCCAGGTGACCATCGGCAATCGCTTCGCCATCCTGCCCATGGAGGGGTGGGATGGCACCACCGACGGCCGGCCCACCGACCTGGTGCGGCGGCGCTGGCAGCGCTTCGGCCTGAGCGGCGCCAAGCTGATCTGGGGTGGCGAGGCGGTGGCCGTCCGCCACGATGGCCGGGCCAACCCCAACCAGCTCATGATCACCGACGACACGGTGGAGGAGCTGGCTGCCCTGCGGGCCCTGTTGGTGGAGACCCACGAGGAGCACCACGGCCGCAGCGACGATCTGCTGGTGGGGCTGCAGTTGACCCACTCCGGCCGTTTTGCCCGGCCCAACGAGAAGACCCGGCTGGAGCCCAAGATTCTCTACCACCACCCCCTGCTGGATCCCAAGTTCAACCTGCCGCCCGAGACGCCGCTGATGACCGATGAGGAGATCGAGCGGCTGGTGGAAGACTTCATCCACGCCGCAGAATTGGCCCAACAGGCCGGTTTTGCCTTCGTGGACATCAAGCACTGCCACGGCTACCTGGGCCACGAATTCCTCAGCGCCATCGACCGCAACGGCAAGTACGGGGGCAGCTTTGAAAACCGCACCCGCTTCCTGCGGGAAGTGGTGGCCGGGATTCGGGCCAAGGCGCCGGGCCTGGGCATCGGCGTACGGCTCAGCGCCTTCGACTTCCTGCCCTTCCAGCCCAGCGAAGATGAGGATCGCCACGGCGTGCCCATGACACCCCCGAATGGTCGCTACCCCTATGGCTTCGGCAGCGACGACACGGGCCTGCAGATCGACCTGAGCGAACCGGTCCAGTTCCTGGATCTGCTGCAGGAGCTGGACATCCAGCTGGTCTGCATCACCGCGGGCAGCCCGTACTACAATCCCCACATCCAGCGGCCGGCCCTCTTCCCGCCGTCAGATGGCTATCAGCCGCCCGAAGATCCCCTGGTGGGGGTGGCCCGGCAGATCAACGTGGTGGCCCAACTGAAGCAGCTGCGGCCAAACCTGGCCTTCGTGGGCAGCGGCTACTCCTACCTGCAGGAATGGCTGCCCAACGTGGCCCAACACGTGGTGCGCACCGGCATGACCGACTTCGTGGGGTTGGGGCGCATGGTGCTGACCTATCCGGAGATGGCCCAGGACGTGCTGGCCGGACGGCCGCTGCAGCGCAAGCGCATCTGCCGCACCTTCAGCGACTGCACCACGGCCCCCCGCAACGGCATGGTCTCGGGCTGCTACCCACTGGATCCGTTCTATAAGTCCCGGCCGGAATTCCAGCGATTGACGGAGGTAAAGAAAACATTGTAAACTGTGCTTGGCCGTCGATGCTCCTGTTGCCCGACCGCTGACCGCTGTCCAAACGTAACAGCCGAATCATCCGGCAATGAGCTCGTCACCGGGTAGCCCCACCGGTCGAGCCACCGGCGTGGAGACGGAACCTCTGCCATGATACCGCCACACCACCCGGGCGAATTTGCCACGCCTCTATTGCCGTAGGGCACAAAGGGCCCAATTGCGCCATAACGTAATCTTGATAACGTTTATCAAATGCTCATCTCCGTTTAAGCGACGGCTAAAGCAGGACCTGTATTCAAATGAGATGCCCATCACCCATGGGTAGGATGGGAGTGCACTGTCCATGAAACAGGGTATGACGCACTCTGACTCCCCGGACCACGGTAGCCCCTGGCATACCGCATGGCTGTACCTGGCCTGTT of Litorilinea aerophila contains these proteins:
- a CDS encoding oxidoreductase, giving the protein MHIRRVAMLRTAEDFRAHTESLGIHLPFDEELHHGPDAPLAQPYSLGQVTIGNRFAILPMEGWDGTTDGRPTDLVRRRWQRFGLSGAKLIWGGEAVAVRHDGRANPNQLMITDDTVEELAALRALLVETHEEHHGRSDDLLVGLQLTHSGRFARPNEKTRLEPKILYHHPLLDPKFNLPPETPLMTDEEIERLVEDFIHAAELAQQAGFAFVDIKHCHGYLGHEFLSAIDRNGKYGGSFENRTRFLREVVAGIRAKAPGLGIGVRLSAFDFLPFQPSEDEDRHGVPMTPPNGRYPYGFGSDDTGLQIDLSEPVQFLDLLQELDIQLVCITAGSPYYNPHIQRPALFPPSDGYQPPEDPLVGVARQINVVAQLKQLRPNLAFVGSGYSYLQEWLPNVAQHVVRTGMTDFVGLGRMVLTYPEMAQDVLAGRPLQRKRICRTFSDCTTAPRNGMVSGCYPLDPFYKSRPEFQRLTEVKKTL